Proteins encoded in a region of the Candidatus Zixiibacteriota bacterium genome:
- a CDS encoding T9SS type A sorting domain-containing protein, whose translation MMRRKVVWGILTIAVAAACAPAHAANHVLVESKSMLTPGASGIEIGVYISNDIDLSGITVPLELRTQEPAKGGGGAFIESGFDFDTSTGHRFPGGGFAQLSTHDVPLAEADTFNCSGPVSSTFSNIEPIGYSSPDAVSYLSVFVNPLMLAGTDGVPGGGTPSLLFVFTVNSVEGCFEIDTCCTTPGNHLDFADNAGAPATPTFEKGIVCIGGNAVHELGNNALPRAFSLGQNYPNPFNAGTVIPFSTEQYGHVRLDVYNILGRRVTTLVDEDMEASQYSVDWDGTDSDGRPVSTGVYFYRIETDINVATRKMLLLK comes from the coding sequence ATGATGCGACGGAAAGTAGTGTGGGGGATTCTCACGATTGCGGTAGCAGCCGCATGCGCGCCGGCCCACGCGGCCAATCACGTACTCGTTGAGTCAAAATCCATGTTGACACCGGGCGCGTCCGGAATCGAGATCGGTGTCTACATCTCCAATGACATCGATCTGTCGGGTATTACCGTTCCACTGGAGTTGCGGACGCAGGAGCCGGCGAAGGGTGGGGGAGGTGCTTTCATCGAGTCGGGCTTCGACTTCGACACGAGTACCGGCCATCGCTTTCCCGGCGGAGGGTTTGCGCAGCTGTCGACTCATGATGTGCCGCTTGCTGAGGCGGATACCTTTAATTGCAGCGGCCCAGTTTCAAGTACCTTTTCAAACATTGAACCTATCGGTTACTCCAGTCCCGATGCGGTGAGCTATCTGTCCGTATTTGTAAACCCTCTTATGTTGGCAGGCACCGATGGCGTACCCGGCGGCGGCACACCTTCACTGCTCTTCGTCTTCACCGTCAACAGCGTCGAGGGGTGTTTCGAGATTGATACATGTTGCACAACGCCGGGGAACCACTTGGATTTCGCCGATAACGCTGGCGCGCCTGCCACACCGACGTTCGAAAAGGGCATCGTGTGTATCGGGGGGAATGCCGTGCATGAACTCGGGAATAATGCCCTCCCGAGGGCCTTCTCGCTGGGACAGAATTACCCCAATCCCTTCAATGCGGGGACCGTCATCCCGTTCTCGACCGAGCAATACGGTCATGTCCGTTTGGATGTCTACAACATCCTCGGACGCCGCGTGACGACACTCGTCGACGAGGACATGGAAGCGAGCCAGTACTCCGTTGACTGGGACGGCACTGACAGCGACGGACGCCCGGTTTCCACCGGTGTCTATTTCTACCGCATCGAGACCGACATCAACGTGGCGACTCGGAAGATGTTGCTCCTAAAGTAG
- a CDS encoding beta-galactosidase: MDDRSRDPFSITIGGTRDSRAHLRVVDHKFYIGKEEYTPYIAEMHYFQVAKRHWSVCFERIRKANFRIISTAVPWNLHEARQGEFDFAGTSDPATDLVVFLELCREFGFKIVLRPGPWIGQEWDRGGIPEFAARTPEMVATDVKGEPIIADPGAGARTVQLPSYLGGRFQIQLKNYFSVLTEVVRNYIYPRGPVFMIELDHETSFGRHFDPLSADFNPKGSLAAFGEYLAERYQELDHLNRAWKTKFKDFTEATPIDSVSLKTSQDFLRVMDWIGFREWIINRYAASLAEMLSQTEVLVLFARSLAFHGPYHFPNTASSTPEDRTVFTVNLDWDTPFADTIRRARAVSGWQATGICTGLAVGSCHPDAKAGHAYRPITPADTRRMIVAALAAGINGINFHMFVGRPRWYDSALESDGAVGASFDVVDRALTRLIASRHEIMRDFADVALVQYRPYQRIATLGEQGEYSYLADLSGPSFNAVAADLMALSYDYRLFNLESTSRLDKYGTIIVPCGEMMDAADQERLLELYKGGAHLILYGLLPKTDTRFEPCEILAKGIGFRTVAEGQIATVDAKRHGFQSLVYGSIRRAPARAVKLAKVGTKLVGASNRVGKGSVTVLTFSPGSLLYPEKLVFFREVLHSGKLQTPVFSSDPRTHVVLQGHAKAGLLMVYHTAETVGVPDGISDSPNARGVIVGADVSVVGLSAPRIGLTNVFTDETIKMTPKELKSGIEIRIGRGDSRLFLIDKQR; the protein is encoded by the coding sequence ATGGACGATCGATCTCGCGACCCCTTCTCCATAACTATCGGTGGCACAAGGGATTCGAGGGCGCACCTGCGCGTCGTCGATCACAAATTCTATATCGGGAAGGAAGAGTATACTCCCTACATCGCCGAGATGCACTACTTCCAGGTGGCCAAACGTCACTGGTCGGTGTGTTTCGAGCGAATTCGTAAGGCCAACTTCCGAATCATCTCCACCGCGGTGCCTTGGAATCTGCATGAGGCCCGGCAGGGGGAGTTTGATTTTGCCGGCACAAGTGACCCGGCAACCGATCTGGTTGTCTTTCTTGAGCTTTGCCGAGAGTTTGGGTTCAAAATCGTGCTGCGCCCCGGACCCTGGATCGGCCAGGAATGGGACCGTGGCGGTATTCCCGAATTCGCAGCCCGTACCCCCGAGATGGTCGCAACCGATGTAAAAGGCGAGCCGATCATCGCCGACCCCGGCGCCGGCGCTCGTACGGTTCAGTTGCCTTCCTACCTTGGGGGACGTTTCCAGATCCAGCTTAAGAACTACTTTTCCGTCCTGACCGAAGTGGTTCGCAACTATATCTATCCGCGCGGCCCGGTCTTCATGATCGAATTGGACCACGAGACTTCATTCGGGCGCCACTTCGATCCGTTGTCGGCGGATTTCAACCCCAAAGGGTCGCTGGCGGCCTTCGGAGAGTACCTCGCAGAGAGGTATCAGGAACTCGATCACCTCAACCGCGCCTGGAAAACAAAGTTTAAGGATTTTACCGAAGCCACGCCGATCGACAGCGTTTCTCTGAAGACGTCGCAGGATTTCCTGCGTGTGATGGATTGGATCGGGTTTCGCGAGTGGATCATCAACCGGTATGCCGCAAGTCTCGCCGAGATGTTGTCGCAGACTGAGGTGCTGGTCTTGTTTGCGCGCAGTCTCGCATTCCATGGCCCGTACCACTTCCCCAACACGGCGTCGTCGACGCCCGAGGACCGTACGGTCTTCACGGTCAATCTCGATTGGGACACGCCCTTTGCCGACACGATCCGCCGCGCGCGCGCGGTCTCCGGCTGGCAGGCCACCGGCATTTGCACCGGCCTGGCGGTCGGAAGCTGCCATCCCGACGCGAAGGCGGGACACGCATACCGCCCGATTACGCCCGCCGACACACGACGGATGATCGTCGCGGCACTGGCGGCAGGGATCAACGGAATCAACTTCCACATGTTTGTCGGGCGTCCGCGCTGGTATGACTCGGCGCTGGAATCCGATGGCGCTGTGGGTGCGTCCTTCGATGTCGTCGATCGCGCACTGACACGTCTGATTGCGTCGCGTCACGAGATCATGCGCGATTTCGCGGATGTTGCCTTAGTTCAATACAGGCCATATCAGCGCATCGCCACGCTCGGCGAGCAGGGAGAATACAGCTACCTGGCCGATCTGTCGGGACCGTCGTTCAATGCCGTTGCCGCCGATTTGATGGCGCTCTCCTATGATTATCGCCTGTTTAACTTGGAGTCGACCTCCCGGCTCGACAAGTACGGCACCATCATCGTGCCCTGCGGCGAGATGATGGACGCCGCCGATCAGGAACGGCTGCTGGAGCTGTACAAAGGCGGGGCGCATCTGATCTTGTACGGTTTGCTGCCCAAGACCGACACGCGCTTTGAGCCGTGTGAGATTCTGGCTAAAGGCATCGGGTTCCGGACCGTGGCCGAAGGCCAGATCGCCACTGTCGATGCGAAACGGCACGGTTTTCAGTCGTTGGTCTATGGGTCGATCCGCCGCGCGCCCGCGCGCGCGGTCAAGCTGGCCAAGGTCGGCACAAAGCTGGTCGGGGCCTCCAATCGTGTGGGCAAAGGTTCGGTCACCGTCCTGACCTTCTCGCCGGGATCGCTCCTGTACCCCGAGAAGCTGGTTTTTTTCCGGGAAGTGCTGCATTCCGGCAAGCTCCAGACGCCGGTTTTTTCCTCAGATCCGCGGACCCATGTCGTGCTCCAGGGACATGCGAAGGCCGGGCTGTTGATGGTCTATCACACCGCCGAAACTGTCGGTGTACCGGACG